A window of the Microtus pennsylvanicus isolate mMicPen1 chromosome 4, mMicPen1.hap1, whole genome shotgun sequence genome harbors these coding sequences:
- the F12 gene encoding coagulation factor XII, with protein MRALWLLGSLLMSLDLTLSAPPWKGPKEIKHGPDEPTVVLTVDGNLCHFPFLYHRRLHHRCIHKGGPGRSWCAITPNFDQDQQWGYCLEPKKVKDHCSKHNPCHKGGTCVNTPNGPHCLCPEHLTGKHCQREKCFEPQLLQFFHENEIWFRTGPAGVARCQCKGPGAHCKPLASQACSTNVCLNGGSCLQVEGHQLCHCPAGYTGPFCDLDSKATCYEDRGLSYRGKAGNTLSGAPCQRWASEATYRNMTAKQKLSLGLGHHAFCRNPDNDMRPWCYVWRDDRLTWDYCDLEQCQTPTQAPPRVPPEHQDLPVPQPSTLQKPQPTSQAPPLSHALDASPERQNHVSRISSMGCGQRFLKRLSPLSRIVGGLVALPGSHPYIAALYWGDSFCAGSLIAPCWVLTAAHCLQNRPAPEELTVVLGQDRHNQSCEQCQTLAVRSYLLHEGFSPITYQHDLALLRLKETENNSCAIMSSYIQPVCLPISEAPPSETVLCEVAGWGHQFEGAEEYADFLQEAQVPFISQERCSNSDVHGDAILPGMLCAGFLEGGTDACQGDSGGPLVCGEGAAEQLLTLRGVVSWGSGCGDRNKPGVYTDVAYYLAWIKEHTDS; from the exons ATGAGGGCTCTGTGGCTCCTGGGGTCCCTGCTGATGAGCCTGGATTTGACACTTTCG GCTCCACCATGGAAAGGACCTAAGGAAATCAAGCACGGCCCTGACGAGCCCACTGTGG TTCTCACCGTTGATGGGAACCTCTGCCACTTTCCCTTCCTGTACCACCGCCGTCTGCACCACAGATGCATCCACAAAGGCGGGCCGGGCCGGTCCTG GTGTGCTATCACTCCTAACTTTGACCAGGACCAGCAGTGGGGATACTGCTTGGAGCCCAAGAAGGTGAAAG acCACTGCAGCAAACACAACCCCTGCCACAAAGGAGGGACGTGTGTGAACACCCCCAATGGCCCCCACTGTCTCTGCCCAGAACACCTTACTGGGAAGCATTGCCAGAGAG AAAAGTGCTTCGAGCCTCAGCTTCTCCAGTTCTTCCACGAAAATGAGATATGGTTTAGAACGGGGCCAGCAGGTGTGGCCAGGTGCCAATGCAAGGGTCCTGGCGCCCACTGCAAGCCGCTGGCCAGTCAGG CCTGCAGCACCAATGTGTGCCTCAATGGGGGCAGCTGCCTCCAGGTGGAGGGTCACCAACTGTGCCATTGTCCTGCGGGCTACACTGGACCTTTTTGCGACTTAG ATAGTAAGGCGACTTGCTACGAGGACAGGGGACTCAGCTACCGGGGCAAGGCTGGAAACACTTTATCGGGGGCGCCATGTCAGCGGTGGGCCTCGGAGGCCACCTACCGGAACATGACTGCGAAGCAAAAGCTAAGCCTAGGCCTGGGACACCATGCCTTCTGCCG GAATCCGGATAATGACATGCGCCCATGGTGCTACGTCTGGAGGGACGACAGGCTGACCTGGGACTATTGCGACCTGGAGCAGTGCCAGACCCCAACCCAGGCACCTCCTCGAGTTCCCCCTGAGCATCAGGACCTGCCGGTGCCCCAGCCTTCCACACTGCAGAAGCCTCAGCCCACGTCCCAGGCGCCACCTCTGTCCCACGCGCTAGATG CCTCGCCTGAGCGTCAGAATCATGTGTCCAGGATCAGCTCAATGGGCTGCGGACAGCGGTTCCTCAAGCGACTGTCCCCGCTCAGCCGCATAGTGGGCGGATTAGTGGCTCTGCCTGGGTCTCACCCGTACATCGCTGCGCTGTACTGGGGCGACAGCTTCTGCGCTGGCAGCCTCATCGCCCCCTGCTGGGTGCTGACTGCGGCTCACTGTCTGCAGAACCG GCCAGCGCCCGAGGAGCTGACGGTGGTGCTCGGTCAAGATCGCCATAACCAGAGCTGCGAGCAGTGCCAAACGCTGGCTGTGCGCTCCTACCTCCTTCATGAGGGCTTCTCCCCCATCACCTACCAGCACGACTTGG CTCTGCTGCGCCTGAAGGAAACCGAAAACAACAGCTGCGCGATCATGTCGTCCTACATCCAGCCCGTGTGCTTGCCCATCAGCGAGGCCCCACCCTCGGAGACAGTGCTCTGCGAGGTGGCCGGCTGGGGTCACCAGTTCGAGG GGGCGGAGGAATACGCCGATTTCCTGCAGGAGGCGCAGGTACCCTTCATCTCCCAGGAGCGCTGCTCCAACTCTGACGTGCATGGGGACGCCATCCTGCCCGGAATGCTTTGTGCTGGCTTCCTGGAGGGAGGCACAGACGCCTGCCAG GGTGACTCCGGGGGTCCTCTGGTGTGTGGAGAAGGGGCTGCAGAGCAACTGCTCACCCTGCGAGGTGTCGTCAGCTGGGGCTCCGGCTGTGGTGACCGCAACAAGCCCGGAGTCTACACAGACGTAGCCTACTACCTGGCTTGGATCAAGGAGCATACAGATTCCTAA